A genome region from Glycine max cultivar Williams 82 chromosome 5, Glycine_max_v4.0, whole genome shotgun sequence includes the following:
- the LOC100787065 gene encoding agamous-like MADS-box protein AGL30, whose translation MGRVKLKIKKLESISNRHVTYSKRKSGIIKKAKELSILCDIDVVLLMFSPTGKPTLLQGERSNIEEIIAKFAQLSPQERAKRKMESLEALKKTFRKLDHDVKIQDFLGSSSQTMEELSYQVKVLQAQITEVQQRLSYWNNLEKINNLEHLRQMEDSLRESINRVGLQKLQEGMALPSMIASLQDSQPLSWLLNDDNHHLMLPNEPKFQSFSDNTNRDVECSTDISLPNYSGYIGSNKFEVGSSPQVTTLGQGGGAMNELNGTTFLNVQCCDQFAYPPPPDIEEVKQFPTMDNKSNTVDYQVHNNFDLPRSLFENGHQFWNSASGSCGIAMFNENNYHKSLVFY comes from the exons ATGGGAAGAGTTAAATTGAAGATCAAGAAATTAGAAAGCATAAGCAATCGACACGTGACTTACTCAAAGCGAAAAAGTGGAATTATTAAGAAAGCAAAGGAATTGTCAATACTGTGTGATATAGATGTTGTCCTTCTTATGTTTTCTCCAACAGGAAAACCTACATTACTACAAGGAGAACGCAG CAATATTGAGGAGATCATTGCAAAATTTGCTCAACTTAGCCCACAAGAAAGAGCCAAAAG GAAAATGGAGAGCCTTGaa gcACTAAAGAAAACCTTTAGGAAGTTAGACCATGACGTAAAAATACAAGATTTCTTAGGTTCAag CAGTCAAACAATGGAG GAATTAtcttaccaagtcaaggttttACAAGCTCAGATCACAGAAGTACAACAGAGACTGAG CTATTGGAATAATCTAGAGAAGATCAACAACTTGGAACATCTTAGACAAATGGAAGATTCACTACGGGAATCAATCAATCGAGTAGGCCTACAAAAA TTGCAGGAAGGGATGGCATTACCTTCGATGATCGCAAGTCTACAAGACTCCCAACCATTGTCTTGGCTTTTGAATGACGATAATCATCACTTGATGTTACCCAACGAGCCAAAATTTCAATCATTTAG TGATAATACCAATAGAGATGTTGAGTGTTCAACTGACATTTCACTCCCAAACTATTCTGGATATATTGGGAGCAACAAATTTGAAGTTGGCAGCTCTCCCCAAGTCACTACTTTGGGTCAAGGAGGTGGTGCCATGAATGAGTTAAATGGAACTACTTTCTTAAATGTACAATGTTGTGACCAGTTTGCATACCCTCCCCCACCAGATATCGAGGAAGTGAAACAATTCCCTACAATGGACAATAAATCAAACACTGTGGATTACCAAGTTCATAACAACTTTGATCTTCCAAGATCATTGTTTGAAAATGGACATCAGTTTTGGAATTCTGCTTCTGGGTCTTGTGGGATAGCCATGTTTAACGAGAACAACTACCATAAG TCTCTAGTTTTCTACTAA